In Channa argus isolate prfri chromosome 23, Channa argus male v1.0, whole genome shotgun sequence, the following are encoded in one genomic region:
- the arhgef7b gene encoding rho guanine nucleotide exchange factor 7b isoform X2 — translation MNSAEQTITWLITVGVLESPKKSISDPEAFLQTSLQDGAKLCRLLERLRPGTVEKSFQEPRSDSECQRNITEFIKGCGSFGVETFEVNDLLQGLNFSKVLNSLVALNKATEVLGVSCDSACVSHSSTLRIKSFDSLNTQNRSSKLLQPQYRSLDMSEGSGCGQLLVKARFPFQQTNEDELSFLKGDIISVIRQEEGGWWEGSLNGKTGWFPSNYVRELKGSDKTSEKPKSGILKSPPKGFDTTIISKTYYNVVLQNILEAESEYSRELQSLLGSYLRSLHPTERLSIVDISHIQGNLEEISTFQQMLVQSLEEHTKLPESQQRIGGFFLSLIPQMKIIYVAYCSNHPTAVNILTQHSEELGEYMESKGASNPGILTLTTSLSKPFTRLERYPTLLKELDRHMEDQHPDRADLHASMNAFKNLSAHCQDVRKKKDLELQILTEPIRNWEGEDIKSLGPVLHMSQARVHTQNCQESNERYLVLFPHTLLVLSASLRMSGFIYQGRMPLSGMLISRIEDGENLRNAFEISGGQCERMQVACNSLQDLQDWLDLLTKHTHTPSAHSHKPQSVCHTLPSHPVTPSRHSESRGGGSVHTYHTLPHLSSYGTAHSNTPMWGPLEPPSTPKPWSLSCLRPAPPLRPSAALCYKEDMSRSPKNMKKLLPKRKPERKPSEEDFTVRKSTAALEEDAQILKVIEAYCTSAKTRQTLNSSSSRKDVHMLFPEEEKIIVEETRSNGQTVVEERSLVDTVYSLKDEVQELKQDNKRMRRTLEEEQRARKELEKIIRRVLKSMNDPTWDETNL, via the exons ATGAATTCGGCCGAACAGACAATAACATGGCTCATAACAGTGGGCGTCTTGGAGTCTCCCAAGAAAAGCATATCTGATCCAGAGGCTTTTCTCCAGACGTCTTTGCAGGATGGAGCGAAGCTGTGCAGGCTGCTGGAGCGACTCAGACCCGGGACGGTGGAGAAA TCTTTCCAGGAACCGAGGAGCGACAGCGAGTGTCAAAGGAACATTACTGAGTTTATTAAAGGCTGCGGGTCTTTCGGTGTGGAG ACTTTTGAGGTCAATGACCTCCTGCAGGGACTGAACTTCTCCAAGGTCTTAAATTCACTGGTTGCCCTTAACAAAGCTACTGAAG TTTTAGGTGTTTCATGCGACAGCGCGTGTGTGTCGCACTCCTCTACATTAAGGATCAAGTCCTTTGACTCTTTGAACACTCAGAATCGTTCCTCAAAACTGCTCCAGCCCCAGTACCGCAGCCTG GACATGTCAGAAGGCAGTGGGTGTGGCCAGTTGCTGGTCAAGGCACGCTTTCCCTTCCAGCAGACCAATGAGGATGAACTCTCCTTCCTTAAGGGTGACATCATCAGTGTGATCAGGCAGGAGGAGGGGGGCTGGTGGGAAGGCTCACTCAATGGCAAGACTGGGTGGTTCCCAAGTAACTATGTACGGGAGCTGAAAGGAAGTG ATAAGACCTCAGAAAAACCAAAATCTGGGATATTGAAAAGCCCACCCAAAGGTTTTGACACCACTATCATCAGTAAGACCTACTACAATGTG GTCCTACAGAACATCCTGGAAGCAGAAAGTGAATATTCTAGGGAGCTACAGAGTCTTCTTGGCTCATATCTGCGCTCTCTTCACCCTACAGAAAG ACTCAGCATTGTGGACATAAGTCACATTCAGGGAAATTTAGAGGAGATCTCAACCTTCCAGCAGATGTTGGTTCAGTCCTTGGAGGAGCATACAAA ACTACCAGAGAGCCAACAGAGGATTGGGGGGTTCTTCCTGAGTCTGATACCCCAAATGAAGATCATCTATGTGGCCTACTGCTCCAACCATCCAACTGCTGTCAACATACTAACGCAGCACAG TGAGGAGCTGGGAGAATACATGGAGTCAAAAGGGGCATCCAATCCTGGGATCCTGACTCTGACCACAAGCCTTAGTAAACCTTTCACGAGACTGGAGAGATACCCAACACTGCTGAAAGAACTAGACAGACACATGGAG GACCAACACCCTGACAGAGCTGACCTTCATGCTTCAATGAATGCTTTCAAAAACCTTTCG GCTCATTGCCAGGATGTGAGAAAGAAGAAGGACTTGGAGTTGCAAATTTTAACAGAGCCAATAAGAAACTGGGAGGGTGAAGACATAAAAAGCCTTGGTCCTGTCCTCCACATGTCCCAGGCCAGAGTCCACACACAGAACTGTCAG GAGTCAAATGAACGCTACCTCGTCCTCTTCCCTCACACTCTGCTTGTACTTTCTGCCAGCTTAAGAATGAGTGGATTCATCTATcag GGTAGGATGCCACTATCAGGAATGCTCATCTCAAGAATCGAAGATGGAGAAAACCTGAGAAATGCTTTTGAAATATCAG GTGGCCAATGTGAGCGGATGCAGGTGGCGTGTAACAGTCTGCAGGATCTGCAGGACTGGCTGGACCTtctcactaaacacacacacactccatccgcacactcacacaaacctcagtctgtctgtcacacA tTGCCCTCTCACCCAGTCACACCTTCCAGACACTCTGAGTCACGTGGAGGGGGCAGTGTACATACCTACCACACCCTTCCCCATCTCTCCTCATATGGGACAGCACATAGTAACACCCCAATGTGGGGGCCCCTGGAGCCACCAAGTACCCCTAAACCCTGGAGCCTAAGCTGCCTTCGCCCTGCGCCTCCACTCCGAccctctgctgctctctgctaCAAGGAG GATATGAGTAGGAGTCCTAAGAATATGAAAAAGCTGCTCCCTAAGAGAAAGCCAGAGAGAAAACCATCAGAAGAGGACTTTACAGTTAGAAAGA GCACAGCAGCGTTAGAGGAGGACGCTCAGATACTGAAAGTCATTGAGGCCTACTGTACCAGCGCTAAGACACGGCAGACTCTCAACTCCA GCTCAAGCAGAAAGGATGTCCACATGTTGTtcccagaggaggagaagattaTAGTGGAGGAAACCAGGAGCAACGGACAAACTGTAGTGGAGGAGAG gaGTCTGGTAGACACCGTGTACAGTCTAAAAGATGAGGTCCAGGAACTCAAACAA GACAacaagaggatgaggaggactTTGGAGGAGGAGCAACGAGCAAGGAAAGAGCTAGAGAAGATCATCAGGAGAGTTCTGAAGAGCATGAATGACCCAACCTGGGATGAGACAAATCTCTGA
- the arhgef7b gene encoding rho guanine nucleotide exchange factor 7b isoform X1, whose amino-acid sequence MNSAEQTITWLITVGVLESPKKSISDPEAFLQTSLQDGAKLCRLLERLRPGTVEKSFQEPRSDSECQRNITEFIKGCGSFGVETFEVNDLLQGLNFSKVLNSLVALNKATEVLGVSCDSACVSHSSTLRIKSFDSLNTQNRSSKLLQPQYRSLDMSEGSGCGQLLVKARFPFQQTNEDELSFLKGDIISVIRQEEGGWWEGSLNGKTGWFPSNYVRELKGSDKTSEKPKSGILKSPPKGFDTTIISKTYYNVVLQNILEAESEYSRELQSLLGSYLRSLHPTERLSIVDISHIQGNLEEISTFQQMLVQSLEEHTKLPESQQRIGGFFLSLIPQMKIIYVAYCSNHPTAVNILTQHSEELGEYMESKGASNPGILTLTTSLSKPFTRLERYPTLLKELDRHMEDQHPDRADLHASMNAFKNLSAHCQDVRKKKDLELQILTEPIRNWEGEDIKSLGPVLHMSQARVHTQNCQESNERYLVLFPHTLLVLSASLRMSGFIYQGRMPLSGMLISRIEDGENLRNAFEISGGQCERMQVACNSLQDLQDWLDLLTKHTHTPSAHSHKPQSVCHTLPSHPVTPSRHSESRGGGSVHTYHTLPHLSSYGTAHSNTPMWGPLEPPSTPKPWSLSCLRPAPPLRPSAALCYKEDMSRSPKNMKKLLPKRKPERKPSEEDFTVRKSTAALEEDAQILKVIEAYCTSAKTRQTLNSTWQGTDLMHNHVLADTSLTIAGLPGNLPCSDQSEDSDYDSIWTAHSYRTASFSRSSRKDVHMLFPEEEKIIVEETRSNGQTVVEERSLVDTVYSLKDEVQELKQDNKRMRRTLEEEQRARKELEKIIRRVLKSMNDPTWDETNL is encoded by the exons ATGAATTCGGCCGAACAGACAATAACATGGCTCATAACAGTGGGCGTCTTGGAGTCTCCCAAGAAAAGCATATCTGATCCAGAGGCTTTTCTCCAGACGTCTTTGCAGGATGGAGCGAAGCTGTGCAGGCTGCTGGAGCGACTCAGACCCGGGACGGTGGAGAAA TCTTTCCAGGAACCGAGGAGCGACAGCGAGTGTCAAAGGAACATTACTGAGTTTATTAAAGGCTGCGGGTCTTTCGGTGTGGAG ACTTTTGAGGTCAATGACCTCCTGCAGGGACTGAACTTCTCCAAGGTCTTAAATTCACTGGTTGCCCTTAACAAAGCTACTGAAG TTTTAGGTGTTTCATGCGACAGCGCGTGTGTGTCGCACTCCTCTACATTAAGGATCAAGTCCTTTGACTCTTTGAACACTCAGAATCGTTCCTCAAAACTGCTCCAGCCCCAGTACCGCAGCCTG GACATGTCAGAAGGCAGTGGGTGTGGCCAGTTGCTGGTCAAGGCACGCTTTCCCTTCCAGCAGACCAATGAGGATGAACTCTCCTTCCTTAAGGGTGACATCATCAGTGTGATCAGGCAGGAGGAGGGGGGCTGGTGGGAAGGCTCACTCAATGGCAAGACTGGGTGGTTCCCAAGTAACTATGTACGGGAGCTGAAAGGAAGTG ATAAGACCTCAGAAAAACCAAAATCTGGGATATTGAAAAGCCCACCCAAAGGTTTTGACACCACTATCATCAGTAAGACCTACTACAATGTG GTCCTACAGAACATCCTGGAAGCAGAAAGTGAATATTCTAGGGAGCTACAGAGTCTTCTTGGCTCATATCTGCGCTCTCTTCACCCTACAGAAAG ACTCAGCATTGTGGACATAAGTCACATTCAGGGAAATTTAGAGGAGATCTCAACCTTCCAGCAGATGTTGGTTCAGTCCTTGGAGGAGCATACAAA ACTACCAGAGAGCCAACAGAGGATTGGGGGGTTCTTCCTGAGTCTGATACCCCAAATGAAGATCATCTATGTGGCCTACTGCTCCAACCATCCAACTGCTGTCAACATACTAACGCAGCACAG TGAGGAGCTGGGAGAATACATGGAGTCAAAAGGGGCATCCAATCCTGGGATCCTGACTCTGACCACAAGCCTTAGTAAACCTTTCACGAGACTGGAGAGATACCCAACACTGCTGAAAGAACTAGACAGACACATGGAG GACCAACACCCTGACAGAGCTGACCTTCATGCTTCAATGAATGCTTTCAAAAACCTTTCG GCTCATTGCCAGGATGTGAGAAAGAAGAAGGACTTGGAGTTGCAAATTTTAACAGAGCCAATAAGAAACTGGGAGGGTGAAGACATAAAAAGCCTTGGTCCTGTCCTCCACATGTCCCAGGCCAGAGTCCACACACAGAACTGTCAG GAGTCAAATGAACGCTACCTCGTCCTCTTCCCTCACACTCTGCTTGTACTTTCTGCCAGCTTAAGAATGAGTGGATTCATCTATcag GGTAGGATGCCACTATCAGGAATGCTCATCTCAAGAATCGAAGATGGAGAAAACCTGAGAAATGCTTTTGAAATATCAG GTGGCCAATGTGAGCGGATGCAGGTGGCGTGTAACAGTCTGCAGGATCTGCAGGACTGGCTGGACCTtctcactaaacacacacacactccatccgcacactcacacaaacctcagtctgtctgtcacacA tTGCCCTCTCACCCAGTCACACCTTCCAGACACTCTGAGTCACGTGGAGGGGGCAGTGTACATACCTACCACACCCTTCCCCATCTCTCCTCATATGGGACAGCACATAGTAACACCCCAATGTGGGGGCCCCTGGAGCCACCAAGTACCCCTAAACCCTGGAGCCTAAGCTGCCTTCGCCCTGCGCCTCCACTCCGAccctctgctgctctctgctaCAAGGAG GATATGAGTAGGAGTCCTAAGAATATGAAAAAGCTGCTCCCTAAGAGAAAGCCAGAGAGAAAACCATCAGAAGAGGACTTTACAGTTAGAAAGA GCACAGCAGCGTTAGAGGAGGACGCTCAGATACTGAAAGTCATTGAGGCCTACTGTACCAGCGCTAAGACACGGCAGACTCTCAACTCCA CCTGGCAAGGGACAGACCTCATGCACAACCATGTGCTTGCTGACACCAGCCTCACCATTGCTGGTTTGCCTGGCAACCTGCCTtgttctgaccaatcagaggaCTCAGATTATGACAGTATCTGGACTGCCCATAGTTACAGGACGGCCTCATTTTCTC GCTCAAGCAGAAAGGATGTCCACATGTTGTtcccagaggaggagaagattaTAGTGGAGGAAACCAGGAGCAACGGACAAACTGTAGTGGAGGAGAG gaGTCTGGTAGACACCGTGTACAGTCTAAAAGATGAGGTCCAGGAACTCAAACAA GACAacaagaggatgaggaggactTTGGAGGAGGAGCAACGAGCAAGGAAAGAGCTAGAGAAGATCATCAGGAGAGTTCTGAAGAGCATGAATGACCCAACCTGGGATGAGACAAATCTCTGA
- the arhgef7b gene encoding rho guanine nucleotide exchange factor 7b isoform X3 has protein sequence MLVQSLEEHTKLPESQQRIGGFFLSLIPQMKIIYVAYCSNHPTAVNILTQHSEELGEYMESKGASNPGILTLTTSLSKPFTRLERYPTLLKELDRHMEDQHPDRADLHASMNAFKNLSAHCQDVRKKKDLELQILTEPIRNWEGEDIKSLGPVLHMSQARVHTQNCQESNERYLVLFPHTLLVLSASLRMSGFIYQGRMPLSGMLISRIEDGENLRNAFEISGGQCERMQVACNSLQDLQDWLDLLTKHTHTPSAHSHKPQSVCHTLPSHPVTPSRHSESRGGGSVHTYHTLPHLSSYGTAHSNTPMWGPLEPPSTPKPWSLSCLRPAPPLRPSAALCYKEDMSRSPKNMKKLLPKRKPERKPSEEDFTVRKSTAALEEDAQILKVIEAYCTSAKTRQTLNSTWQGTDLMHNHVLADTSLTIAGLPGNLPCSDQSEDSDYDSIWTAHSYRTASFSRSSRKDVHMLFPEEEKIIVEETRSNGQTVVEERSLVDTVYSLKDEVQELKQDNKRMRRTLEEEQRARKELEKIIRRVLKSMNDPTWDETNL, from the exons ATGTTGGTTCAGTCCTTGGAGGAGCATACAAA ACTACCAGAGAGCCAACAGAGGATTGGGGGGTTCTTCCTGAGTCTGATACCCCAAATGAAGATCATCTATGTGGCCTACTGCTCCAACCATCCAACTGCTGTCAACATACTAACGCAGCACAG TGAGGAGCTGGGAGAATACATGGAGTCAAAAGGGGCATCCAATCCTGGGATCCTGACTCTGACCACAAGCCTTAGTAAACCTTTCACGAGACTGGAGAGATACCCAACACTGCTGAAAGAACTAGACAGACACATGGAG GACCAACACCCTGACAGAGCTGACCTTCATGCTTCAATGAATGCTTTCAAAAACCTTTCG GCTCATTGCCAGGATGTGAGAAAGAAGAAGGACTTGGAGTTGCAAATTTTAACAGAGCCAATAAGAAACTGGGAGGGTGAAGACATAAAAAGCCTTGGTCCTGTCCTCCACATGTCCCAGGCCAGAGTCCACACACAGAACTGTCAG GAGTCAAATGAACGCTACCTCGTCCTCTTCCCTCACACTCTGCTTGTACTTTCTGCCAGCTTAAGAATGAGTGGATTCATCTATcag GGTAGGATGCCACTATCAGGAATGCTCATCTCAAGAATCGAAGATGGAGAAAACCTGAGAAATGCTTTTGAAATATCAG GTGGCCAATGTGAGCGGATGCAGGTGGCGTGTAACAGTCTGCAGGATCTGCAGGACTGGCTGGACCTtctcactaaacacacacacactccatccgcacactcacacaaacctcagtctgtctgtcacacA tTGCCCTCTCACCCAGTCACACCTTCCAGACACTCTGAGTCACGTGGAGGGGGCAGTGTACATACCTACCACACCCTTCCCCATCTCTCCTCATATGGGACAGCACATAGTAACACCCCAATGTGGGGGCCCCTGGAGCCACCAAGTACCCCTAAACCCTGGAGCCTAAGCTGCCTTCGCCCTGCGCCTCCACTCCGAccctctgctgctctctgctaCAAGGAG GATATGAGTAGGAGTCCTAAGAATATGAAAAAGCTGCTCCCTAAGAGAAAGCCAGAGAGAAAACCATCAGAAGAGGACTTTACAGTTAGAAAGA GCACAGCAGCGTTAGAGGAGGACGCTCAGATACTGAAAGTCATTGAGGCCTACTGTACCAGCGCTAAGACACGGCAGACTCTCAACTCCA CCTGGCAAGGGACAGACCTCATGCACAACCATGTGCTTGCTGACACCAGCCTCACCATTGCTGGTTTGCCTGGCAACCTGCCTtgttctgaccaatcagaggaCTCAGATTATGACAGTATCTGGACTGCCCATAGTTACAGGACGGCCTCATTTTCTC GCTCAAGCAGAAAGGATGTCCACATGTTGTtcccagaggaggagaagattaTAGTGGAGGAAACCAGGAGCAACGGACAAACTGTAGTGGAGGAGAG gaGTCTGGTAGACACCGTGTACAGTCTAAAAGATGAGGTCCAGGAACTCAAACAA GACAacaagaggatgaggaggactTTGGAGGAGGAGCAACGAGCAAGGAAAGAGCTAGAGAAGATCATCAGGAGAGTTCTGAAGAGCATGAATGACCCAACCTGGGATGAGACAAATCTCTGA